Proteins from a genomic interval of Nitrospinota bacterium:
- a CDS encoding 50S ribosomal protein L25: protein MSEEVLSGSTRQIGRKGPCRRLRSQGLVPGIVYGLGESVPVSVAAKDVLKILESKGGAHHIIKAKFDGDKKDRHVMIKQLDVHPISDKLLHIDLLEIDLNKPVRFPVDLEVSGVPIGVKEKGGRLKMNKSRVIVECLPKDIPDTIVVPVAGLDIGDGVKVSDLAVPANVTIMEDPDFVVITVIQPAAVEVTPVAAAAAPAAEAAKPAEAAAPAKGSAPSK from the coding sequence GCAGCCAGGGGCTTGTGCCCGGCATAGTGTACGGGCTTGGCGAGAGCGTCCCGGTGAGCGTGGCGGCCAAGGACGTGCTGAAGATATTGGAGTCCAAGGGGGGCGCGCACCACATCATCAAGGCGAAGTTCGACGGCGACAAAAAGGACCGCCACGTGATGATAAAGCAGCTTGATGTGCATCCGATTTCGGACAAGCTTTTGCACATAGACCTTCTGGAGATAGACCTGAACAAGCCTGTGCGCTTCCCGGTGGACCTGGAAGTGAGCGGGGTCCCCATCGGCGTAAAGGAGAAGGGTGGAAGGCTGAAGATGAACAAGAGCAGGGTCATCGTCGAATGCCTGCCAAAGGACATCCCGGACACCATCGTGGTGCCTGTGGCCGGCCTGGACATCGGCGACGGCGTGAAAGTCAGCGATCTGGCGGTTCCCGCGAACGTGACGATAATGGAGGACCCGGATTTCGTGGTCATCACTGTGATCCAGCCCGCGGCCGTGGAAGTCACCCCGGTTGCGGCGGCGGCGGCCCCGGCGGCGGAAGCGGCCAAGCCGGCCGAAGCGGCGGCTCCGGCCAAAGGCTCCGCGCCTTCGAAGTAA
- a CDS encoding aminoacyl-tRNA hydrolase, with the protein MKLVAGLGNPGPDYERTRHNAGFMALDVLLRRHGLSGGKVKNEAFNLTADINGRQCLLVKPLSYMNLSGRPIRAFMDFYKMPPEDLLVIHDDIDISLGDVRYKTGGGHGGHNGLKSIMAELGTAEFHRVRIGVNRPPAGWDASNHVLSPFLAEEAEAVKEALEKAAELIEKKFLG; encoded by the coding sequence TTGAAACTTGTGGCCGGGCTCGGGAATCCGGGCCCGGACTATGAGCGCACCCGCCACAACGCCGGCTTCATGGCGCTCGACGTTTTGTTGCGCCGCCACGGCCTTTCCGGCGGCAAGGTGAAGAACGAAGCCTTCAATCTGACGGCCGACATAAATGGCCGCCAGTGTCTGCTGGTAAAACCACTTTCGTACATGAACCTTTCGGGGCGGCCCATCCGCGCCTTCATGGACTTTTACAAGATGCCGCCGGAAGACCTGCTGGTCATCCACGACGATATAGACATTTCTCTGGGGGACGTGCGATATAAGACAGGCGGAGGACACGGCGGCCATAACGGGTTAAAATCAATCATGGCGGAGTTGGGGACGGCGGAGTTCCACCGCGTCAGGATCGGCGTGAACCGCCCCCCGGCCGGGTGGGACGCGTCCAACCATGTCCTCTCCCCGTTTCTGGCCGAAGAGGCCGAAGCGGTGAAAGAAGCGCTGGAAAAGGCGGCGGAACTTATTGAGAAGAAGTTTTTGGGCTGA